Proteins encoded together in one Altererythrobacter epoxidivorans window:
- a CDS encoding helix-turn-helix domain-containing protein: MTGHQASAQGAAKRYEVRSNFFAPPAQFDGCFTSFYQAIIDVDDGGVLHDHLQPEWANLRFFSGSVPVSQVPGKPELRDARFTATGPSTLPVRFELGTCRMWGIGILPLGWSRLLDTNASDVVNIICDGAAHPAFKKFAPMQEVLCDDSVPDQQQFDYIVEFMNAAMRPNRDEDKIVRVHRAMVDSKLTSVADFADLSGMSVRTLERLCHRYFGFSPKLLMRRQRFMRSLTDFLLHDGKKWTEVMDDHYHDQAQFTREFHEFMTMNPSDYAALDHPVLSAFIRARAKIWGSPAQTLDKPG; the protein is encoded by the coding sequence ATGACCGGGCATCAGGCGTCAGCACAGGGCGCGGCAAAACGATATGAGGTTCGCAGCAACTTCTTCGCACCACCTGCGCAATTCGACGGCTGCTTCACGTCCTTCTACCAGGCCATAATCGACGTCGATGATGGCGGAGTTCTCCACGACCACCTGCAGCCGGAATGGGCGAACCTCAGGTTCTTTTCAGGTTCCGTTCCGGTCTCCCAGGTGCCCGGCAAGCCAGAGCTGCGCGACGCGCGGTTCACGGCGACCGGCCCCAGCACGCTGCCGGTCAGGTTCGAGCTGGGCACATGCCGCATGTGGGGCATCGGGATACTTCCGCTCGGCTGGTCGCGGCTGCTCGACACCAATGCCAGCGACGTTGTGAACATCATATGCGACGGGGCAGCGCACCCAGCGTTCAAGAAGTTCGCTCCGATGCAGGAGGTGCTCTGCGACGATAGCGTGCCCGACCAGCAGCAATTCGACTACATCGTCGAATTCATGAATGCTGCGATGCGGCCCAACCGCGACGAGGACAAGATCGTGCGCGTCCACCGGGCGATGGTCGACAGCAAGCTGACCAGCGTCGCCGATTTTGCCGATCTGTCAGGGATGAGCGTGCGGACGCTCGAACGGCTATGCCACCGCTACTTCGGGTTCTCGCCGAAACTGCTGATGCGGCGGCAACGTTTCATGCGCAGCCTCACCGACTTCCTTCTTCACGACGGGAAGAAATGGACCGAAGTGATGGACGACCATTATCACGACCAGGCGCAGTTCACGCGCGAGTTTCACGAATTCATGACAATGAACCCGTCGGACTATGCCGCTCTCGACCATCCCGTCCTGTCGGCCTTCATCAGGGCGCGGGCCAAGATCTGGGGCTCTCCGGCCCAAACGCTCGACAAGCCAGGCTGA
- the hisN gene encoding histidinol-phosphatase, whose protein sequence is MDRTDIECALRLADAAGSAIRPLFRGDWSHEQKKDRTFVTEADRAAEAAMRSIIEKQFPSDGIVGEEYGLRNEGAGRQWVLDPIDGTTSFIAGRPIFGTLIALLQDGWPVLGVIDQPILNERWVGVIGEGTTFNGKPVRCSPCGELSQAVLATTTPHQFSGDDVDAFMGVAKAVAERKIIYGGDCYNYALCASGHVDLVVEANLQLYDYAALVPIVEGAGGTMSDWQGHPLDAGSDGRVIALGDPARLEDVLEAMSGVDLDDGHHHDHDHRHDHGH, encoded by the coding sequence ATGGACCGAACCGACATTGAATGCGCCCTCCGCCTTGCCGACGCGGCAGGCTCTGCCATCCGCCCGCTTTTCCGCGGCGACTGGTCGCACGAACAGAAGAAGGACCGCACGTTCGTGACCGAGGCGGATCGCGCGGCAGAAGCGGCCATGCGCTCGATCATCGAAAAGCAGTTTCCGTCCGACGGCATCGTTGGTGAGGAATACGGCCTGCGCAACGAAGGCGCTGGCAGGCAGTGGGTGCTCGATCCGATCGACGGCACCACCAGCTTCATTGCCGGACGCCCGATCTTCGGGACCCTGATCGCGCTGCTGCAGGACGGCTGGCCCGTCCTTGGCGTGATCGACCAGCCGATCCTCAATGAACGCTGGGTCGGGGTGATCGGCGAAGGTACGACTTTCAACGGCAAGCCCGTGCGCTGCTCGCCTTGCGGCGAATTGTCGCAGGCGGTCCTGGCGACGACCACGCCGCACCAGTTTTCGGGCGACGATGTCGATGCCTTCATGGGCGTTGCGAAGGCGGTGGCAGAGCGCAAGATCATCTATGGCGGCGACTGCTACAATTACGCCCTGTGCGCGTCGGGCCATGTCGATCTCGTGGTCGAAGCCAATTTGCAGCTTTATGATTATGCCGCGTTAGTCCCGATCGTCGAAGGGGCCGGCGGCACGATGAGCGACTGGCAGGGTCACCCGCTCGATGCCGGAAGCGACGGAAGGGTGATCGCGCTCGGCGATCCGGCACGTCTCGAAGACGTGCTCGAGGCGATGAGCGGTGTCGATCTCGACGATGGCCATCACCACGACCACGATCACAGGCACGATCACGGGCACTAA
- the rpmI gene encoding 50S ribosomal protein L35 — protein MPKLKTKSGVKKRFKITATGKVKHGVAGKRHRLISHNAKYIRQNRGTSVLSEADVKHVKKWAPYGLD, from the coding sequence ATGCCCAAGCTTAAGACCAAGAGCGGTGTGAAGAAGCGCTTCAAAATCACCGCAACCGGCAAGGTCAAGCACGGTGTTGCTGGCAAGCGCCACCGCCTGATCAGCCACAATGCGAAGTATATTCGCCAGAACCGCGGAACTTCCGTGCTGTCCGAAGCGGACGTGAAGCACGTGAAGAAGTGGGCCCCCTACGGCCTCGACTGA
- the rplT gene encoding 50S ribosomal protein L20 — MPRIKRGVTTRQKHKRLLEQAKGYRGRRKNTIRVARQAVEKAGQYAYRDRKVKKRNFRALWIQRINAAVRAEGLTYSQFMHGAKLAGIELDRKVMADLAMNEGAAFKAVIAQAKKALPA; from the coding sequence ATGCCTCGCATTAAACGCGGCGTTACCACGCGCCAGAAGCACAAGCGGCTGCTCGAACAGGCCAAGGGCTATCGCGGTCGTCGCAAGAACACGATTCGCGTCGCTCGCCAGGCCGTCGAAAAGGCCGGCCAGTACGCCTATCGCGACCGCAAGGTTAAGAAGCGCAACTTCCGCGCCCTGTGGATCCAGCGCATCAACGCTGCCGTTCGCGCCGAAGGCCTGACCTATTCGCAGTTCATGCACGGCGCGAAGCTCGCCGGTATCGAACTCGACCGCAAGGTGATGGCCGATCTCGCCATGAACGAGGGCGCAGCCTTCAAGGCAGTGATCGCACAGGCGAAGAAGGCCCTTCCGGCCTGA
- a CDS encoding SDR family oxidoreductase, whose protein sequence is MSISTMAITTTTITGTITGTKPPAARWARMERTILITGAGAGIGRAIVLHFHGLGWNVIGLDKDGEALDELRMALPDRSQMIDCDVGDEGQVGKAFEQVSDYLDGAALDCLVNNAGIADPYCGPLEDLSLDQWQGWIDASLTAAFLCSRAALPHLRKAEDGAAIVNISSTRAVMSEPETFAYAAAKGGLDALTHSMAVTLGPQIRVNAIRPGWIETRNWQKQSKREEVEHREKDKGQHPAGRVGEPQDIAEAVEYLCRAGFVTGQHLNIDGGMTVKMIYEE, encoded by the coding sequence GTGTCGATCTCGACGATGGCCATCACCACGACCACGATCACAGGCACGATCACGGGCACTAAGCCGCCGGCCGCTCGTTGGGCGCGCATGGAAAGAACGATACTGATCACAGGCGCCGGTGCTGGCATCGGACGCGCCATTGTCCTGCATTTCCACGGGCTAGGCTGGAACGTTATCGGCCTCGACAAGGATGGCGAGGCACTGGACGAACTCCGCATGGCCCTGCCTGACCGGTCGCAAATGATAGATTGCGATGTTGGCGATGAAGGCCAGGTGGGAAAGGCTTTCGAGCAGGTTTCGGACTATCTCGATGGGGCGGCACTCGACTGCCTCGTCAACAATGCGGGCATCGCCGACCCATATTGCGGCCCGCTGGAGGATCTGTCGCTCGACCAATGGCAGGGCTGGATCGATGCCAGCCTGACAGCGGCTTTCCTGTGCAGCCGCGCGGCGCTGCCTCATTTGCGGAAAGCCGAAGACGGGGCGGCCATCGTCAACATTTCCTCGACCCGCGCGGTCATGAGCGAACCCGAAACTTTCGCCTATGCAGCAGCCAAGGGCGGTCTTGATGCTCTGACCCATTCGATGGCGGTTACCCTCGGTCCGCAAATCCGGGTCAATGCGATCAGGCCGGGCTGGATCGAGACGCGCAACTGGCAGAAACAGTCGAAGCGCGAAGAGGTCGAACATCGCGAAAAGGACAAGGGCCAGCATCCTGCCGGGCGTGTCGGCGAACCGCAGGACATTGCAGAGGCGGTCGAGTATCTTTGTCGCGCGGGCTTCGTGACCGGGCAGCATCTCAACATCGACGGCGGGATGACGGTCAAGATGATCTACGAGGAATAG
- the pheS gene encoding phenylalanine--tRNA ligase subunit alpha, protein MTELTTQKDAALAAIANAQTLDAIEEQRVAALGKKGWVSLALKTLGQMSPDERQQAAPAIQAIRAEISDALMAKKSALESAELEAQLANETVDLTLPAPQQPSGTVHPVSQVMDELAEIFVDLGFAVATGPEIEDDWHNFTALNMDESHPARAMHDTFYFPDKDGEGRSMLLRTHTSPVQIRSMVEQGAPIRIIAPGRVYRSDSDATHTPMFHQVEGLVIDKGIHLGHLKWTLETFLKAFFERDDIVLRLRPSYFPFTEPSVEIDVGFEVVDGRRVLGGDGDAPGHGWMELLGSGMVNRRVIEFAGLDPDEWQGFAFGVGVDRLAMLKYGMDDLRAFFDGDVRWLQHYGFSPFDQPTLSAGVGARA, encoded by the coding sequence ATGACAGAACTGACGACACAAAAGGATGCCGCACTGGCGGCAATTGCGAATGCGCAGACACTCGATGCTATCGAGGAACAACGCGTCGCCGCGCTCGGCAAGAAGGGCTGGGTCAGCCTCGCGCTGAAGACGCTCGGCCAGATGAGCCCGGACGAACGCCAGCAGGCCGCGCCTGCGATCCAGGCGATCCGCGCCGAAATCTCGGACGCGCTCATGGCCAAGAAATCCGCGCTCGAGAGTGCAGAGCTCGAAGCTCAGCTCGCCAACGAGACCGTCGATCTGACATTGCCTGCGCCTCAGCAGCCGAGCGGCACGGTCCATCCTGTCAGCCAGGTGATGGACGAGCTGGCCGAAATCTTCGTCGACCTGGGCTTTGCAGTAGCTACCGGTCCGGAGATCGAAGACGACTGGCATAACTTCACCGCGCTCAACATGGATGAAAGCCATCCGGCACGCGCAATGCACGACACCTTCTATTTCCCGGACAAGGATGGAGAAGGGCGTAGCATGCTGCTGCGCACGCATACGTCTCCCGTCCAGATCCGCAGCATGGTCGAACAGGGCGCGCCGATCCGCATCATTGCGCCGGGCCGAGTCTATCGATCCGACAGCGACGCGACACATACCCCGATGTTCCACCAGGTCGAAGGACTGGTGATCGACAAGGGCATCCACCTCGGCCACCTGAAGTGGACGCTGGAAACCTTCCTCAAGGCATTCTTCGAGCGCGACGATATCGTGCTGCGCCTGCGACCGTCGTACTTCCCCTTCACCGAACCTTCGGTCGAAATCGATGTCGGTTTCGAAGTGGTCGACGGGCGCCGCGTCCTCGGCGGCGATGGCGATGCACCGGGTCACGGCTGGATGGAATTGCTCGGCAGCGGCATGGTCAACCGCCGGGTGATCGAATTCGCGGGCCTCGACCCTGACGAATGGCAAGGCTTTGCCTTCGGCGTCGGCGTCGACCGGCTTGCCATGCTCAAATACGGGATGGACGATCTGCGCGCCTTCTTCGACGGCGACGTGCGCTGGCTTCAGCATTATGGCTTCAGTCCGTTCGACCAGCCGACCCTCTCCGCAGGCGTAGGAGCACGGGCATGA
- a CDS encoding SH3 domain-containing protein yields MKLKLMTAGLAMAVLAAHAPASAAKQEAPELTKCEASLGTIALVEGDTTGWTEWGLGSPRELINALAIESGCFTPVNAANGEPARFLVTAIAGSQEEVDKGMEMAKAGATEALIRSGAAGSVLSKVPVGGALLGAFGGFGGKKKTVAAGLRVVSPTNGMTVAAGSGTVKKSSLSFSGSGGWAQTAANASGYQGSKNGEMLTEAFVIAFNQLIAQRTVLESAPAASGGASAAAVVAVDTVMRSSPAATGAEVRSLRAGTELSPTGKREGLFIEVADNYGTKGWVSVEDME; encoded by the coding sequence ATGAAACTTAAATTGATGACGGCGGGTCTTGCGATGGCTGTCCTTGCAGCGCACGCGCCGGCCTCGGCGGCGAAGCAGGAAGCACCGGAACTGACGAAGTGCGAGGCCAGCCTCGGCACGATCGCGCTGGTCGAAGGAGACACGACGGGCTGGACAGAGTGGGGGCTAGGCAGTCCACGCGAACTCATCAATGCTCTCGCCATTGAATCCGGCTGCTTCACGCCCGTCAACGCTGCAAATGGCGAACCGGCACGCTTCCTCGTCACGGCGATTGCCGGTTCGCAGGAAGAAGTCGACAAAGGCATGGAAATGGCCAAGGCAGGCGCTACCGAAGCCCTCATCCGTAGCGGCGCTGCCGGATCCGTCCTCAGCAAGGTCCCGGTTGGCGGAGCGCTTCTCGGCGCTTTCGGCGGCTTCGGGGGCAAGAAGAAAACCGTCGCAGCCGGCCTGCGCGTCGTCAGCCCAACAAACGGCATGACCGTTGCCGCCGGCAGCGGCACCGTGAAGAAATCGAGCCTCAGCTTTTCCGGCTCGGGTGGCTGGGCGCAGACCGCAGCCAATGCATCGGGCTATCAGGGCAGCAAGAACGGTGAAATGCTGACCGAGGCCTTCGTCATCGCATTCAACCAGCTGATCGCTCAGCGGACGGTTCTGGAAAGCGCCCCGGCAGCATCAGGCGGGGCATCGGCAGCGGCGGTCGTTGCCGTCGATACCGTCATGCGCAGCAGCCCCGCTGCCACCGGCGCTGAGGTGCGTTCGCTCCGTGCGGGTACGGAGCTGTCGCCGACCGGCAAGCGCGAAGGGCTCTTCATCGAAGTCGCGGACAACTATGGCACGAAGGGCTGGGTGTCCGTCGAAGACATGGAATAG
- a CDS encoding helix-turn-helix domain-containing protein has product MGVSTGSIEIRFALPSRELQPFVTTYYCTTVEAPSLIGWQEDYLHPEWGNIRILPEGMSQHSIAGAPMEQTPAFVAAGPTSRATRFRMGSGRNWGIGLLPLGWAKFIDAPAGDYADRVADADTDPAFAVFRPLADELRASNGDFEDELAIIERHMAALVERPVNDVESITALNAALVDPDVTTVADLAEATGLKIRTLERLSRRAFGFSPKLLIRRQRFLRSLAQFMLDPSLKWLTAMDYHYHDQAHFVRDFKRFMDMTPSAYAKQDHPLLAAAAKARAAIAGEAVQGLHDPSAGGKPAISA; this is encoded by the coding sequence GTGGGGGTATCGACCGGTTCGATCGAGATACGATTCGCCTTGCCTTCGCGTGAGCTGCAGCCGTTCGTCACCACCTATTACTGCACGACAGTAGAGGCGCCGTCGCTGATCGGCTGGCAGGAGGATTACCTCCATCCTGAATGGGGTAACATCCGCATTCTGCCCGAAGGGATGAGCCAGCATTCGATCGCCGGTGCGCCGATGGAGCAGACCCCGGCGTTCGTGGCAGCCGGGCCGACGAGCCGGGCGACGCGGTTCCGCATGGGATCGGGCCGCAATTGGGGGATTGGCCTGCTCCCTCTGGGATGGGCCAAGTTCATCGATGCCCCGGCCGGTGATTATGCAGACCGGGTTGCCGATGCCGATACCGACCCTGCCTTTGCCGTTTTCCGGCCTTTGGCGGATGAACTGCGCGCTTCCAACGGGGACTTCGAGGACGAGCTGGCCATCATCGAGCGCCACATGGCTGCGCTGGTTGAGCGCCCGGTCAACGACGTGGAATCGATAACGGCGCTTAATGCCGCGCTGGTCGATCCCGATGTAACGACGGTGGCCGACCTGGCGGAGGCGACGGGACTGAAGATCAGGACGCTCGAACGGTTGTCGCGCCGCGCTTTCGGCTTTTCACCCAAGCTGCTTATCCGCCGACAGAGGTTCCTGCGCAGCCTCGCGCAGTTCATGCTCGATCCCTCGCTCAAATGGTTGACTGCGATGGACTACCATTACCACGACCAGGCGCATTTCGTCCGCGACTTCAAACGGTTCATGGACATGACGCCGAGCGCCTATGCGAAGCAGGATCATCCCTTGCTTGCCGCGGCGGCAAAGGCGCGCGCGGCGATCGCGGGCGAGGCCGTCCAGGGCTTGCATGACCCTTCGGCGGGCGGGAAGCCTGCCATTTCTGCCTGA
- the pheT gene encoding phenylalanine--tRNA ligase subunit beta, which produces MKFSLEWLKQFLDTDASVAEISAALNSIGLEVEGLEDPAERLEGFRVAKVLTAAPHPDADKLQVLTVDTGDGDPLQVVCGAPNARAGMKGVLGLPGAVVPANGMELRKSAIRGVESNGMMCSVRELELGDEHDGIIELPEDAPVGTSFADYHNASPVFDVAITPNRPDCMGVYGIARDLAAAGVGTLKPMDVPSVEAAFGCPAEIRTEDPDGCPAFYGRVLRGVKNGSSPEWMQQRLIAAGQRPISALVDCTNYLMLAFGRPAHVYDLAKLQGAVVARRARNGETIEALNEKTYTLDDTMTVIADDAGVHDVGGIMGGEHSGATEATTDVLLEIAYFDPARIGVTGRKLGLASDARTRFERGVDPAFLDDGLAILTDLVQRTCGGEASEVVRAGQPPAEAKLIAFDPGLTARLGGVEITADDQRRILEALDFGVSDDWNVTCPLRRHDVEGPADLVEEVVRIHGLDKVASVALPRAEGVAKPTATPAQKLERRLRRAAAARGLNEAITWSFLPQADADHFAEEGSTPWALDNPISEDMKVMRPSLLPGLLAAAKRNMDRGAASLRLFEIGRRYFRGKSGASDEKLTLGVLLAGERSTRAWASGKATRFDAFDAKAEAEALLAEAGAPVDKLMVMGEAGAQFHPGQSGTLRLGPKNVLARFGTLHPSTLASFDVDGPVAAVEIFLDAIPPKRGTASFAQAAYSPPALQAVTRDFAFLVDADLAAGELLKAVRGADKSNIVDARIFDVFAGQGVPEGKKSIALEVTLQPQDKSYKDAEIKAISDAVVSSAAKLGADLRG; this is translated from the coding sequence ATGAAGTTCTCGCTCGAATGGTTGAAGCAATTCCTCGACACCGACGCGTCGGTGGCGGAGATTTCGGCTGCGCTCAATTCAATCGGCCTCGAAGTCGAAGGCCTGGAAGACCCTGCCGAAAGGCTCGAGGGTTTCCGTGTCGCGAAGGTCCTTACGGCGGCACCGCACCCAGACGCGGACAAGCTGCAGGTGCTCACTGTCGACACGGGCGACGGCGACCCCTTGCAAGTCGTCTGCGGCGCGCCCAATGCCCGCGCGGGAATGAAGGGTGTGCTGGGCCTGCCCGGCGCGGTCGTGCCCGCCAACGGCATGGAACTCCGCAAGAGCGCCATTCGCGGCGTCGAATCGAACGGCATGATGTGTTCGGTCCGCGAACTCGAACTGGGCGACGAGCATGACGGCATCATTGAACTGCCTGAAGATGCTCCGGTCGGAACGAGCTTCGCCGATTACCACAACGCATCGCCGGTTTTCGATGTGGCGATCACGCCCAACCGCCCCGATTGCATGGGTGTCTATGGCATTGCACGCGACCTCGCCGCGGCAGGCGTCGGAACGCTCAAGCCGATGGATGTCCCTTCGGTCGAAGCGGCTTTCGGCTGCCCTGCAGAGATCCGCACCGAAGATCCCGATGGCTGTCCTGCCTTCTATGGACGGGTCCTTCGCGGCGTCAAAAACGGATCGTCGCCAGAATGGATGCAGCAGCGCCTGATAGCGGCCGGACAGCGCCCCATCAGCGCGCTCGTCGATTGCACCAACTACCTGATGCTCGCTTTCGGCCGCCCGGCTCACGTCTATGACCTGGCCAAGCTCCAGGGTGCAGTCGTTGCCCGTCGTGCACGCAATGGCGAAACGATCGAAGCGCTGAACGAGAAGACCTACACGCTCGACGACACGATGACCGTAATTGCAGACGATGCCGGTGTCCACGACGTCGGCGGGATCATGGGTGGCGAGCATTCCGGAGCGACCGAGGCGACGACCGACGTCCTGCTCGAAATCGCCTATTTCGATCCTGCCCGCATCGGCGTGACCGGCCGCAAACTCGGCTTGGCGTCCGATGCACGCACGCGTTTCGAACGCGGTGTCGATCCGGCATTCCTCGATGATGGGCTGGCGATCCTGACTGATCTGGTCCAGCGCACCTGCGGCGGCGAGGCGAGCGAGGTCGTGCGCGCCGGCCAGCCGCCGGCAGAAGCGAAATTGATCGCCTTCGATCCCGGACTGACTGCGCGCCTTGGCGGTGTGGAAATCACCGCTGATGATCAGCGCCGCATCCTCGAAGCGCTCGATTTCGGCGTATCGGATGACTGGAACGTCACGTGTCCGCTGCGTCGTCACGATGTCGAAGGGCCTGCCGACCTGGTCGAGGAAGTCGTGCGCATTCACGGTCTCGACAAGGTTGCCAGCGTGGCCTTGCCGCGCGCCGAAGGCGTGGCGAAACCGACTGCAACACCAGCGCAGAAGCTCGAACGGCGCCTGCGCCGTGCGGCAGCGGCTCGCGGCCTCAACGAAGCGATCACCTGGTCCTTCCTGCCGCAGGCCGACGCCGACCATTTCGCCGAAGAGGGCAGCACGCCCTGGGCGCTCGACAACCCGATCAGCGAGGACATGAAGGTCATGCGCCCCTCGCTGCTTCCCGGGTTGCTGGCGGCGGCAAAGCGCAACATGGACCGCGGCGCGGCGAGCCTTCGCCTGTTCGAGATCGGTCGCCGCTATTTCCGCGGCAAGTCCGGCGCAAGCGACGAGAAACTGACGCTCGGCGTCCTGCTCGCGGGCGAAAGGTCGACCCGCGCATGGGCCAGTGGCAAGGCAACCAGGTTCGATGCCTTCGATGCCAAGGCCGAAGCCGAGGCGCTGCTCGCAGAGGCGGGTGCCCCTGTCGACAAGCTGATGGTGATGGGCGAGGCCGGTGCGCAGTTCCATCCCGGCCAGTCGGGCACGCTCCGCCTTGGTCCGAAGAACGTGCTGGCGCGCTTCGGCACGCTGCACCCTTCGACCCTTGCGAGCTTCGATGTCGATGGCCCGGTGGCTGCGGTCGAGATTTTCCTCGACGCCATTCCGCCCAAGCGGGGTACGGCAAGCTTTGCGCAGGCAGCCTACTCGCCGCCGGCGCTGCAGGCCGTAACGCGCGACTTCGCATTCCTGGTCGATGCCGATCTCGCCGCGGGCGAATTGCTCAAGGCCGTTCGCGGGGCTGATAAATCGAACATCGTCGATGCCCGCATTTTCGACGTGTTCGCTGGGCAGGGCGTGCCGGAAGGCAAGAAGTCGATCGCTCTCGAAGTGACGCTGCAACCGCAGGACAAGAGCTACAAGGATGCAGAGATCAAGGCGATCTCCGATGCGGTCGTGTCGTCGGCTGCGAAGCTTGGTGCCGATTTGCGCGGCTAA
- a CDS encoding helix-turn-helix domain-containing protein yields MSDNPDEDLWRKHIVPLTGMSRDGMPLSENRAPSPDLEPWVARLVSAKMTNDPNAHVACGMCNDLLYTRVIFNGRWTAMTADGHDSFEHEVLQFGQQSKFMPLSCTGDIMSAGFGLRAGAFHALTGRSAHELTDRIERTDIFGVLADDIKDVFSDEYSPEDWNLALEEALRRYIDRHDPAPPNPVTSAFELAAFADPTQSLGDFAEQHNISLRQLERLVKRDFGLTPRTVMRRARALDMAALICGVADESEEEEILLRYFDQSHLIREFASFFGVTPEKFRARPRPLITLTLEQRQARRLEELDRLKPGEKRPWFRSDY; encoded by the coding sequence GTGTCTGACAATCCCGACGAGGACCTTTGGCGCAAGCACATCGTGCCGCTGACCGGCATGTCGCGCGACGGCATGCCTCTGTCGGAAAACCGCGCCCCTTCCCCTGACCTGGAGCCGTGGGTTGCGCGGCTCGTCTCGGCCAAGATGACCAACGATCCCAACGCGCATGTCGCCTGCGGGATGTGCAATGACCTCCTCTACACCCGCGTCATATTCAACGGACGCTGGACGGCGATGACTGCCGACGGCCACGACAGCTTCGAACACGAGGTCCTGCAGTTCGGCCAGCAATCGAAATTCATGCCGTTATCGTGCACCGGCGATATCATGTCGGCGGGTTTCGGGCTGCGCGCCGGTGCCTTTCATGCGCTGACCGGCCGATCGGCCCATGAACTGACCGACCGGATCGAACGAACCGACATTTTCGGAGTGCTGGCAGACGACATCAAGGATGTTTTCTCCGACGAGTATTCGCCGGAAGACTGGAATCTCGCGCTGGAAGAAGCGCTGCGCCGATATATCGACCGACATGATCCCGCCCCGCCCAATCCGGTCACCTCGGCTTTCGAACTGGCGGCCTTCGCGGACCCGACCCAATCGCTCGGCGATTTTGCCGAACAGCACAACATCAGCCTGCGACAGCTCGAACGCCTCGTGAAGCGCGATTTCGGCCTGACCCCGCGCACGGTGATGCGGCGGGCGCGGGCGCTCGACATGGCCGCCCTGATTTGCGGGGTCGCGGACGAAAGCGAGGAGGAAGAGATCCTGCTGCGCTATTTCGACCAGTCGCACCTGATCCGCGAATTCGCGTCATTCTTCGGGGTGACGCCGGAAAAATTCCGCGCCCGCCCGCGGCCGCTCATCACGCTCACGCTCGAACAGCGCCAGGCGCGGCGGCTGGAAGAACTCGACCGCCTGAAACCGGGAGAAAAGCGCCCCTGGTTCAGGAGCGACTACTGA